One Bombus pyrosoma isolate SC7728 linkage group LG11, ASM1482585v1, whole genome shotgun sequence DNA segment encodes these proteins:
- the LOC122572910 gene encoding 26S proteasome non-ATPase regulatory subunit 2 has protein sequence MPESVKVEPKTNKEVRNGKEEDKNELSEEDKLLQEELTHLVERLQDPNTSLYYPALESLRNHIRASTTSMTSVPKPLKFMRPHYDTMKSIYEKITDVKCKELCSDVISVLAMTMGEGRECLKYRLTGSAIAIGEWGHEYVRHLSGELAGEWDEPTDNAEAISKKLIALVHEIVPYNMAHNAETEACDLLMEIERLDLLEQYVDESAYQRVCLYLTSCVPYVADPENNTLLHAAAKLYRKFGQYPQAVRLAMQLNDLPLIEDIFTNCTDLSVQKQLAFMLGRQQIFLELPESTPEYDDLVEIMSNSLLNYHFLNLARELDIMEPKTPEDVYKSHLENSRSPFGGGQVDSARQNLAASFVNGFVNAAFGQDKLLVEDGNKWLYKNKEHGMLSATASLGLVLLWDVDGGLTPIDKYLYSSEDYIKSGALLACGLVNCRVRIECDPALALLSDYVLHSSNTMRIGAIVGLGLAYAGSNREAVYGLLIPVLSDPKSSWEVIGVAGLALGMVAVGSCNAYVTTTIMHALMEKSEADLKDTYARFLPLGLGLCFLGKQEAAEAIIAALEIVPEPFKSMSTTLVEVCAYAGTGNVLKIQHLLHICSEHYEPSNEKEDKSDRKDKDKKEEKKEDKAKDLSSRQAIAVLGIALIAMGEEIGAEMAYRTFGHLLRYCEPVIRRSVPLALGLISVSNPKLNILDTLSKFSHDSDPEVAHNAIFAMGLVGAGTNNARLAAMLRQLAQFHAKDPNNLFMVRIAQGLTHLGKGTLTLSPYHSDRQVLSPVALAGLLATLIGFLDVKNIILGRSHYLLYTLAVAMQPRMLVTFDEKLNPLAVPVRVGLAVDVVGQAGKPKTITGFQTHTTPVLLAYGERAELATEEYIPLTPIMEGFVILRKNPDFIP, from the exons atgcCTGAAAGCGTGAAAGTGGAGCCAAAAACAAACAAAGAAGTCAGAAACggaaaagaggaagataaaaatgaattg tcTGAAGAGGATAAACTTTTGCAAGAAGAGTTAACTCACCTTGTTGAACGTTTGCAAGATCCTAATACAAGTTTATATTATCCAGCTTTAGAGTCTCTACGTAACCATATCCGTGCATCCACAACATCAATGACTAGTGTTCCAAAACCTCTTAAATTTATGAGACCTCATTATGATACTATGAAATCTATTTATGAAAAGATAACAGACGTAAAGTGTAAGGAATTATGTTCTGATGTCATTTCTGTCCTTGCTATGACTATGGGTGAAGGTAGAGAATGTCTTAAGTATAGACTTACTGGGTCCGCTATAGCTATTGGAGAATGGGGACATGAATATGTTAGGCATCTATCAGGAGAATTAGCTGGTGAATGGGATGAGCCAACAGACAATGCAGAAGCTATTAGTAAAAAACTAATAGCTTTGGTACATGAAATTGTACCTTATAACATGGCCCACAATGCTGAAACAGAAGCTTGTGATCTGCTAATGGAAATTGAAAGGCTAGATCTATTGGAGCAATACGTAGATGAAAGTGCATATCAAAGagtttgtttatatttaacaagCTGTGTACCATATGTAGCAGATCCAGAAAATAATACTCTACTTCATGCTGCTGCCAAATTATATAGGAAGTTTGGCCAGTACCCTCAGGCTGTTAGGCTGGCAATGCAACTGAATGATTTACCACTTATTgaagatatatttacaaactGCACTGATCT TTCTGTTCAAAAGCAACTAGCATTTATGCTAGGTAGACAGCAAATTTTCTTGGAACTTCCAGAATCTACTCCAGAATATGATGATCTAGTTGAAATCATGTCCAATTCTTTGTTAAATTACCATTTCCTTAATCTTGCGCGTGAATTAGACATAATGGAGCCAAAAACACCAGAAGATGTATACAAGTCacatttagaaaattctaGATCTCCATTTGGGGGTGGTCAAGTAGATTCAGCAAGACAAAATCTTGCTGCGAGCTTCGTTAATGGTTTTGTCAATGCAGCTTTTGGTCAAGATAAACTATTGGTTGAAGATGGGAATAAATGGTTGTATAAGAATAAAGAACATGGAATGCTTAGTGCAACAGCATCCCTTGGTCTTGTACTATTATGGGACGTTGATGGTGGTTTGACACCGATAGACAAGTATCTTTATTCTTCTGAAGATTATATCAAATCTGGTGCTCTATTAGCTTGTGGTCTGGTCAACTGCCGCGTAAGAATTGAATGCGATCCTGCATTAGCACTTCTATCTGATTATGTATTGCACAGCAGTAACACAATGCGTATTGGTGCAATTGTTGGTCTTGGATTGGCATATGCGGGTTCGAATCGGGAAGCTGTTTATGGTCTTTTAATTCCTGTACTTAGCGATCCCAAGTCTAGTTGGGAAGTCATAGGCGTGGCAGGTCTTGCTCTAGGAATGGTAGCAGTAGGTTCTTGCAATGCTTACGTTACAACAACGATAATGCACGCCCTCATGGAGAAGTCAGAAGCAGATTTAAAAGACACGTACGCACGATTTCTACCTTTAGGCCTCGGATTATGCTTTTTAGGGAAACAAGAAGCGGCAGAAGCTATAATAGCAGCCCTAGAAATAGTACCTGAACCTTTCAAATCAATGTCCACAACTTTAGTAGAAGTGTGCGCGTACGCCGGTACCGGAAATGTTTTGAAGATCCAACATCTATTGCATATTTGTTCTGAACATTACGAACCATCCAACGAGAAGGAAGACAAGAGCGATCgtaaagataaagataaaaaagaagaaaaaaaggaggataAAGCGAAGGATCTCAGCTCAAGGCAAGCAATTGCCGTGCTTGGCATTGCTTTAATTGCCATGGGAGAAGAAATTGGTGCTGAGATGGCGTACAGAACATTTGGTCATTTATTGCGTTATTGCGAGCCTGTTATCAGGCGATCCGTTCCACTCGCACTTGGACTCATATCAGTCTCCAATCCAAAACTGAATATACTCGATACATTATCTAAATTCTCCCATGATAGCGATCCGGAAGTAGCGCATAATGCAATTTTCGCAATGGGTTTGGTCGGAGCTGGAACAAACAACGCAAGATTGGCTGCAATGTTAAGGCAGCTTGCTCAATTCCATGCGAAAGATCCTAACAATTTATTCATGGTTCGCATCGCACAAGGTTTGACGCATCTTGGTAAAGGAACTTTGACGTTATCTCCATATCACAGTGATAGACAAGTATTAAGTCCTGTAGCACTTGCTGGACTTTTAGCTACCTTAATTGGTTTCCTCGACGTAAAAAACA tCATTCTAGGTCGATCTCATTATTTGTTGTACACGCTAGCAGTTGCAATGCAACCGAGGATGTTAGTAACATTTGATGAAAAGTTAAATCCTTTAGCTGTACCGGTAAGGGTAGGTCTTGCTGTAGACGTTGTGGGTCAAGCAGGAAAACCCAAAACGATTACAGGTTTCCAAACACATACAACTCCTGTTTTACTAGCATATGGTGAAAGAGCAGAACTTGCAACTGAAGAATATATACCTTTAACACCCATCATGGAaggttttgtaattttaaggAAGAATCCAGACTTTATACCTTAA